The following are from one region of the Candidatus Binataceae bacterium genome:
- a CDS encoding DUF5989 family protein — MLDLLKDLWGFASERKKFWLVPLIGTLLVLSVLIAIAEFSTVAPFIYTLF; from the coding sequence ATGCTCGATCTGTTGAAGGACCTGTGGGGTTTTGCGAGTGAACGCAAGAAGTTCTGGCTGGTGCCGCTCATCGGCACGCTGCTGGTCCTGAGCGTGCTTATCGCGATCGCTGAATTCTCTACCGTAGCTCCGTTTATCTATACGCTGTTTTAG
- a CDS encoding SxtJ family membrane protein: MESRAGEQRPPKAELRNFGLVLGALFAVLFGALPLWRHHRLVQWPWIAAAVLWLAALLWPRSLASLHRWWTRLGHALGWFNTRAILTLIFFVLITPFSFVMWVIGRDRMKRGFDPKCQSYRVPSHPRPPQGMEKPF, translated from the coding sequence ATGGAGTCGAGAGCAGGGGAGCAGCGGCCTCCGAAGGCGGAGCTGCGGAATTTCGGCCTGGTGCTGGGCGCGCTGTTCGCGGTGCTGTTCGGCGCGCTGCCGCTTTGGCGGCATCACAGGCTGGTCCAATGGCCGTGGATCGCGGCCGCGGTGCTGTGGCTGGCGGCGCTCTTGTGGCCGCGGAGCCTCGCTTCGCTCCATCGATGGTGGACGCGCCTTGGGCATGCGCTCGGATGGTTCAACACGCGCGCGATCCTGACCCTGATTTTCTTCGTTCTGATCACGCCCTTCAGCTTCGTGATGTGGGTCATCGGGCGCGATCGGATGAAGCGCGGCTTCGATCCCAAGTGCCAAAGCTACCGCGTGCCGAGCCATCCGCGTCCGCCGCAAGGGATGGAGAAACCGTTCTGA